In the genome of Drosophila yakuba strain Tai18E2 chromosome 3R, Prin_Dyak_Tai18E2_2.1, whole genome shotgun sequence, one region contains:
- the LOC6535321 gene encoding uncharacterized protein LOC6535321 isoform X5 produces MEFDGAENGLGMEFGGRGVLREINKNDGGIKLSPLAVKPSPKPTSMEQQKAMAAALGHQAAVAGSLQLDAVKVPKFGGLPEFDEMQIPELAPLSTDIDTQLKCNHSDSDVFVECLSLHSERYTGDRSELEAYSSALNDVLEQQLSMTSASTLEADFKDPLAVSQHNNVSYEAMDVDDINETMEMLKDVLDPEDHQLMQTHILSVSQPKTETISVQYNQNQEQKRIEQDQLAKYPESNSDATKPSLLESVFPDQPVTPLLEPNLNLTALDYTKELAKHRDENQKDTKDEPQKEDHQPICSAQMENANSEEPLNLNEATEPSTYPAKTPKCLNQDMPFAVAVESMEKTFTPISHEQNASPAMEATEDRTVTELEHMEVDDFMRVSEAIVLTSSRQEQVNAHSPVSRKSCLNLCGKNDMDFQDNKMDHKTAGLESQLKMTEIELPAAQISTPIPTLQTRSKELPFSPPIPTHRPKAAEELEFRTLRELPLPDDVPSGGKVGVKQISHGRAPFVAVTPTQLRSTTHNSLDLDGKTTSAISPEPTSPSFPIRGPAETQSHFPRSPRAPLEQKDMPYLEEAVVEPSSDRNQSVFGAGVIEKSAIVFQLTQPSPQKQNLNETLPMSEMSPTSSNMAFDSENISENKPQNDTDTFAVSVGSVDNKQRRTFSVIQSPTEEEESKSRRIFCMEKENPRHTFCIQHKASPAVGATEDTGADDVMDVDVSMRAYDVAVLKSPQQTWKEPQAPISNSPPIPSHQHLKRPPIHETNSPVSPLRNGTVALEEQALSAKEQATLSASDEKDDVFLEHFGAISPVSDDMFKTISGSNNQEKIRVNANREIEGKPAPALSKQRGGAPGELEAIIDAEFHDGASNQNRSNNAPIDRSSLLLKFDPLLGAPVPVNHPNQQEQALQNILGSNQYQNRVLSPTLEEHETSDGNQSFGLISSCKDISVKWDCKPPVDTSKKHVKMSVDVIDNDCNKTFDNFNANTEDKTHNYNNMDELEKKIKNEVTRSEDIEKKLKEGEQREEALIKRITEKDKTNAKLNGVIEAYEKAIAELISEKEQQAQLHERQLQEVQADRDANYHHLTSLETTFSDLHVKYEKSKEMTSQLKSNEESLLAERKQMMDNLRLQEQRYDKMKNHAMQQLEIANKKLDTYAREHADETKKLKALLKKEEISRVSMTEQLQQKSRENADLLKICEELIYGKGQGGSS; encoded by the exons CTGAGTCCACTGGCGGTGAAGCCCAGTCCCAAGCCGACGAGCATGGAGCAACAGAAGGCAATGGCTGCAGCTCTGGGACATCAGGCGGCAGTAGCCGGTAGCCTTCAGCTAGACGCAGTTAAGGTTCCAAAATTTGGAGGTCTTCCCGAGTTCGATGAAATGCAAATACCGGAACTGGCTCCTTTAAGTACCGATATAGACA CTCAATTGAAATGCAACCATTCGGATTCTGATGTTTTTGTCGAGTGTTTATCGCTTCATAGCGAGCGCTATACAGGAGATCGATCGGAGCTAGAGGCCTATTCAAGTGCCCTTAATGATGttttggagcagcagctgtcTATGACCTCAGCTTCTACACTGGAAGCTGATTTTAAAGATCCTTTGGCGGTTAGCCAGCACAACAACGTCAGCTATGAAGCCATGGATGTGGATGACATAAACGAAACTATGGAAATGTTAAAGGACGTTTTGGACCCGGAAGACCATCAGCTTATGCAAACGCATATTCTCAGCGTATCGCAGCCTAAAACGGAGACTATTTCGGTGCAGTATAATCAAAATCAGGAGCAAAAGAGAATAGAACAAGACCAGTTAGCTAAATACCCGGAATCGAATAGTGATGCAACGAAGCCATCATTATTAGAATCAGTATTCCCTGATCAGCCTGTTACACCATTACTTGAACCGAATCTTAACTTAACTGCCTTAGACTACACGAAAGAGCTAGCTAAGCATCGTGATGAAAACCAAAAGGATACAAAAGATGAACCTCAGAAAGAGGACCACCAACCGATTTGTAGTGCGCAGATGGAGAACGCAAATTCTGAGGAGCCCTTAAATCTCAATGAGGCTACAGAACCCTCCACATATCCAGCAAAAACTCCAAAATGTCTTAATCAAGATATGCCATTTGCAGTGGCAGTAGAATCAATGGAAAAAACATTCACTCCCATCAGCCATGAGCAAAATGCGTCCCCAGCTATGGAGGCAACTGAAGACAGGACTGTGACGGAGCTTGAGCACATGGAAGTGGATGACTTTATGAGAGTGAGTGAGGCTATAGTGCTTACCTCATCTCGGCAGGAGCAGGTTAATGCTCATTCACCCGTTTCAAGAAAATCTTGTTTAAACCTCTGCGGGAAAAATGATATGGACTTTCAAGATAATAAAATGGATCATAAAACTGCAGGCCTGGAAAGTCAATTGAAGATGACTGAAATAGAGCTACCAGCAGCACAGATATCGACGCCCATACCGACACTTCAAACCAGAAGCAAGGAACTGCCCTTTTCTCCGCCCATACCTACACATCGCCCAAAGGCAGCGGAAGAACTAGAGTTCCGGACTCTGAGGGAGTTGCCCTTGCCTGATGATGTTCCGTCGGGAGGGAAGGTGGGAGTAAAGCAGATTTCACACGGCCGCGCGCCCTTTGTGGCAGTCACACCAACGCAGCTGCGATCCACGACACATAATTCTTTGGATCTAGATGGAAAAACAACCTCTGCAATCTCTCCAGAACCCACTTCGCCTAGTTTCCCTATCAGAGGACCCGCTGAAACACAATCCCATTTTCCACGCTCACCCCGTGCTCCGCTCGAGCAAAAAGACATGCCCTATTTGGAAGAAGCTGTGGTAGAACCTTCTTCAGATCGCAACCAAAGCGTCTTCGGAGCTGGTGTCATCGAAAAGTCCGCAATTGTCTTTCAGTTGACACAACCGAGTCCACAGAAGCAGAACCTCAACGAAACCTTACCCATGAGTGAGATGTCTCCCACTTCCTCAAATATGGCATTTGACAGCGAAAACATTTCGGAGAACAAGCCACAAAACGATACAGACACATTCGCCGTAAGTGTGGGATCGGTCGATAATAAACAGCGCCGTACTTTCTCGGTGATTCAGTCTCCGACGGAAGAGGAGGAGTCCAAATCGCGTAGGATTTTCTGCATGGAAAAGGAGAACCCACGCCACACCTTCTGCATTCAGCATAAGGCTTCTCCAGCAGTGGGGGCCACCGAAGATACCGGGGCTGATGACGTTATGGATGTAGATGTCTCCATGAGGGCATATGATGTAGCCGTATTGAAGTCGCCTCAGCAAACTTGGAAGGAACCTCAAGCACCAATTTCAAATTCACCGCCTATTCCTTCCCACCAACATTTAAAGAGACCCCCTATCCATGAGACGAATTCCCCGGTGTCACCCTTGCGTAATGGTACCGTTGCGTTGGAGGAGCAGGCTCTTTCCGCCAAAGAGCAAGCCACGCTAAGCGCCAGTGATGAGAAGGACGATGTTTTCTTAGAACACTTTGGCGCCATTTCGCCAGTTTCGGATGACATGTTCAAGACCATAAGTGGTTCCAACAATCAAGAAAAGATTAGGGTCAATGCTAATAGGGAAATCGAAGGAAAACCCGCTCCTGCGTTGAGCAAACAGAGGGGTGGTGCACCTGGCGAGCTGGAGGCGATCATTGATGCCGAATTCCACGACGGCGCCAGCAACCAAAACC GCAGCAATAATGCGCCTATCGACCGCAGTTCGCTGCTGCTGAAGTTTGATCCCCTCCTTGGAGCCCCTGTTCCCGTTAATCATCCGAatcagcaggagcaggcgCTGCAGAATATTCTTGGTTCGAACCAGTATCAAAACCGTGTTCTGAGCCCAACATTGGAGGAGCACGAAACAAGTGACGGGAACCAGTCTTTTGGATTAATATCGAGTTGCAAAGATATATCAGTGAAATGGGATTGTAAGCCACCTGTGGATACGTCAAAA AAGCATGTTAAAATGAGTGTAGACGTCATTGATAACGATTGCAACAAAACCTTCGATAATTTCAA CGCTAATACGGAGGACAAAACgcacaactacaacaacatgGATGAACTGgagaagaaaatcaaaaatgaaGT AACGAGGTCCGAAGACATTGAAAAGAAGCTCAAAGAGGGAGAGCAGCGCGAGGAAGCACTGATCAAGCGTATTACAGAAAAGgacaaaacaaatgcaaaactaAA cGGTGTCATCGAGGCATATGAGAAGGCAATTGCGGAGCTCATTAGtgagaaggagcagcaggcgcagctcCACGAGCGGCAGTTGCAAGAAGTCCAGGCTGACCGGGACGCCAATTACCATCACTTAACGTCACTGGAGACGACATTTTCCGATCTGCATGT aaaatatgaaaaaagcAAAGAGATGACCTCGCAGCTTAAAAGCAACGAAGAATCGCTTCTGGCGGAGCGGAAGCAGATGATGGACAATCTGCGGTTGCAGGAACAGCGCTACGACAAGATGAAAAACCATGCCATGCAGCAGCTGGAAAT TGCAAACAAAAAGCTGGACACCTACGCGAGGGAGCATGCCGACGAAACGAAAAAACTTAAAGCTTTACTTAAGAAGGAGGAGATTTCTCGGGTTTCGATGACggagcagctgcaacaaaaaTCACGCGAAAACGCCGATCTGCTCAAGATCTGCGAAGAGCTTATCTATGGCAAGGGACAAGGTGGTAGTAGTTAA
- the LOC6535321 gene encoding uncharacterized protein LOC6535321 isoform X2: MDFLASIIKRPKSIATTGITTNQPMTMEALKADGPADNYSTPRDKEGLSLVSQDLDTLVQSASESPQLKEPHCNLIKEPISNPLPAPEDISCSRETIQTFLSEINFNLNQVSDNEMEHLQAMSGELSPLAVKPSPKPTSMEQQKAMAAALGHQAAVAGSLQLDAVKVPKFGGLPEFDEMQIPELAPLSTDIDTQLKCNHSDSDVFVECLSLHSERYTGDRSELEAYSSALNDVLEQQLSMTSASTLEADFKDPLAVSQHNNVSYEAMDVDDINETMEMLKDVLDPEDHQLMQTHILSVSQPKTETISVQYNQNQEQKRIEQDQLAKYPESNSDATKPSLLESVFPDQPVTPLLEPNLNLTALDYTKELAKHRDENQKDTKDEPQKEDHQPICSAQMENANSEEPLNLNEATEPSTYPAKTPKCLNQDMPFAVAVESMEKTFTPISHEQNASPAMEATEDRTVTELEHMEVDDFMRVSEAIVLTSSRQEQVNAHSPVSRKSCLNLCGKNDMDFQDNKMDHKTAGLESQLKMTEIELPAAQISTPIPTLQTRSKELPFSPPIPTHRPKAAEELEFRTLRELPLPDDVPSGGKVGVKQISHGRAPFVAVTPTQLRSTTHNSLDLDGKTTSAISPEPTSPSFPIRGPAETQSHFPRSPRAPLEQKDMPYLEEAVVEPSSDRNQSVFGAGVIEKSAIVFQLTQPSPQKQNLNETLPMSEMSPTSSNMAFDSENISENKPQNDTDTFAVSVGSVDNKQRRTFSVIQSPTEEEESKSRRIFCMEKENPRHTFCIQHKASPAVGATEDTGADDVMDVDVSMRAYDVAVLKSPQQTWKEPQAPISNSPPIPSHQHLKRPPIHETNSPVSPLRNGTVALEEQALSAKEQATLSASDEKDDVFLEHFGAISPVSDDMFKTISGSNNQEKIRVNANREIEGKPAPALSKQRGGAPGELEAIIDAEFHDGASNQNRSNNAPIDRSSLLLKFDPLLGAPVPVNHPNQQEQALQNILGSNQYQNRVLSPTLEEHETSDGNQSFGLISSCKDISVKWDCKPPVDTSKKHVKMSVDVIDNDCNKTFDNFNANTEDKTHNYNNMDELEKKIKNEVTRSEDIEKKLKEGEQREEALIKRITEKDKTNAKLNGVIEAYEKAIAELISEKEQQAQLHERQLQEVQADRDANYHHLTSLETTFSDLHVKYEKSKEMTSQLKSNEESLLAERKQMMDNLRLQEQRYDKMKNHAMQQLEIANKKLDTYAREHADETKKLKALLKKEEISRVSMTEQLQQKSRENADLLKICEELIYGKGQGGSS; the protein is encoded by the exons CCAAGTTAGTGATAACGAAATGGAGCACTTGCAAGCCATGAGCGGCGAG CTGAGTCCACTGGCGGTGAAGCCCAGTCCCAAGCCGACGAGCATGGAGCAACAGAAGGCAATGGCTGCAGCTCTGGGACATCAGGCGGCAGTAGCCGGTAGCCTTCAGCTAGACGCAGTTAAGGTTCCAAAATTTGGAGGTCTTCCCGAGTTCGATGAAATGCAAATACCGGAACTGGCTCCTTTAAGTACCGATATAGACA CTCAATTGAAATGCAACCATTCGGATTCTGATGTTTTTGTCGAGTGTTTATCGCTTCATAGCGAGCGCTATACAGGAGATCGATCGGAGCTAGAGGCCTATTCAAGTGCCCTTAATGATGttttggagcagcagctgtcTATGACCTCAGCTTCTACACTGGAAGCTGATTTTAAAGATCCTTTGGCGGTTAGCCAGCACAACAACGTCAGCTATGAAGCCATGGATGTGGATGACATAAACGAAACTATGGAAATGTTAAAGGACGTTTTGGACCCGGAAGACCATCAGCTTATGCAAACGCATATTCTCAGCGTATCGCAGCCTAAAACGGAGACTATTTCGGTGCAGTATAATCAAAATCAGGAGCAAAAGAGAATAGAACAAGACCAGTTAGCTAAATACCCGGAATCGAATAGTGATGCAACGAAGCCATCATTATTAGAATCAGTATTCCCTGATCAGCCTGTTACACCATTACTTGAACCGAATCTTAACTTAACTGCCTTAGACTACACGAAAGAGCTAGCTAAGCATCGTGATGAAAACCAAAAGGATACAAAAGATGAACCTCAGAAAGAGGACCACCAACCGATTTGTAGTGCGCAGATGGAGAACGCAAATTCTGAGGAGCCCTTAAATCTCAATGAGGCTACAGAACCCTCCACATATCCAGCAAAAACTCCAAAATGTCTTAATCAAGATATGCCATTTGCAGTGGCAGTAGAATCAATGGAAAAAACATTCACTCCCATCAGCCATGAGCAAAATGCGTCCCCAGCTATGGAGGCAACTGAAGACAGGACTGTGACGGAGCTTGAGCACATGGAAGTGGATGACTTTATGAGAGTGAGTGAGGCTATAGTGCTTACCTCATCTCGGCAGGAGCAGGTTAATGCTCATTCACCCGTTTCAAGAAAATCTTGTTTAAACCTCTGCGGGAAAAATGATATGGACTTTCAAGATAATAAAATGGATCATAAAACTGCAGGCCTGGAAAGTCAATTGAAGATGACTGAAATAGAGCTACCAGCAGCACAGATATCGACGCCCATACCGACACTTCAAACCAGAAGCAAGGAACTGCCCTTTTCTCCGCCCATACCTACACATCGCCCAAAGGCAGCGGAAGAACTAGAGTTCCGGACTCTGAGGGAGTTGCCCTTGCCTGATGATGTTCCGTCGGGAGGGAAGGTGGGAGTAAAGCAGATTTCACACGGCCGCGCGCCCTTTGTGGCAGTCACACCAACGCAGCTGCGATCCACGACACATAATTCTTTGGATCTAGATGGAAAAACAACCTCTGCAATCTCTCCAGAACCCACTTCGCCTAGTTTCCCTATCAGAGGACCCGCTGAAACACAATCCCATTTTCCACGCTCACCCCGTGCTCCGCTCGAGCAAAAAGACATGCCCTATTTGGAAGAAGCTGTGGTAGAACCTTCTTCAGATCGCAACCAAAGCGTCTTCGGAGCTGGTGTCATCGAAAAGTCCGCAATTGTCTTTCAGTTGACACAACCGAGTCCACAGAAGCAGAACCTCAACGAAACCTTACCCATGAGTGAGATGTCTCCCACTTCCTCAAATATGGCATTTGACAGCGAAAACATTTCGGAGAACAAGCCACAAAACGATACAGACACATTCGCCGTAAGTGTGGGATCGGTCGATAATAAACAGCGCCGTACTTTCTCGGTGATTCAGTCTCCGACGGAAGAGGAGGAGTCCAAATCGCGTAGGATTTTCTGCATGGAAAAGGAGAACCCACGCCACACCTTCTGCATTCAGCATAAGGCTTCTCCAGCAGTGGGGGCCACCGAAGATACCGGGGCTGATGACGTTATGGATGTAGATGTCTCCATGAGGGCATATGATGTAGCCGTATTGAAGTCGCCTCAGCAAACTTGGAAGGAACCTCAAGCACCAATTTCAAATTCACCGCCTATTCCTTCCCACCAACATTTAAAGAGACCCCCTATCCATGAGACGAATTCCCCGGTGTCACCCTTGCGTAATGGTACCGTTGCGTTGGAGGAGCAGGCTCTTTCCGCCAAAGAGCAAGCCACGCTAAGCGCCAGTGATGAGAAGGACGATGTTTTCTTAGAACACTTTGGCGCCATTTCGCCAGTTTCGGATGACATGTTCAAGACCATAAGTGGTTCCAACAATCAAGAAAAGATTAGGGTCAATGCTAATAGGGAAATCGAAGGAAAACCCGCTCCTGCGTTGAGCAAACAGAGGGGTGGTGCACCTGGCGAGCTGGAGGCGATCATTGATGCCGAATTCCACGACGGCGCCAGCAACCAAAACC GCAGCAATAATGCGCCTATCGACCGCAGTTCGCTGCTGCTGAAGTTTGATCCCCTCCTTGGAGCCCCTGTTCCCGTTAATCATCCGAatcagcaggagcaggcgCTGCAGAATATTCTTGGTTCGAACCAGTATCAAAACCGTGTTCTGAGCCCAACATTGGAGGAGCACGAAACAAGTGACGGGAACCAGTCTTTTGGATTAATATCGAGTTGCAAAGATATATCAGTGAAATGGGATTGTAAGCCACCTGTGGATACGTCAAAA AAGCATGTTAAAATGAGTGTAGACGTCATTGATAACGATTGCAACAAAACCTTCGATAATTTCAA CGCTAATACGGAGGACAAAACgcacaactacaacaacatgGATGAACTGgagaagaaaatcaaaaatgaaGT AACGAGGTCCGAAGACATTGAAAAGAAGCTCAAAGAGGGAGAGCAGCGCGAGGAAGCACTGATCAAGCGTATTACAGAAAAGgacaaaacaaatgcaaaactaAA cGGTGTCATCGAGGCATATGAGAAGGCAATTGCGGAGCTCATTAGtgagaaggagcagcaggcgcagctcCACGAGCGGCAGTTGCAAGAAGTCCAGGCTGACCGGGACGCCAATTACCATCACTTAACGTCACTGGAGACGACATTTTCCGATCTGCATGT aaaatatgaaaaaagcAAAGAGATGACCTCGCAGCTTAAAAGCAACGAAGAATCGCTTCTGGCGGAGCGGAAGCAGATGATGGACAATCTGCGGTTGCAGGAACAGCGCTACGACAAGATGAAAAACCATGCCATGCAGCAGCTGGAAAT TGCAAACAAAAAGCTGGACACCTACGCGAGGGAGCATGCCGACGAAACGAAAAAACTTAAAGCTTTACTTAAGAAGGAGGAGATTTCTCGGGTTTCGATGACggagcagctgcaacaaaaaTCACGCGAAAACGCCGATCTGCTCAAGATCTGCGAAGAGCTTATCTATGGCAAGGGACAAGGTGGTAGTAGTTAA